The following coding sequences are from one Diabrotica virgifera virgifera chromosome 2, PGI_DIABVI_V3a window:
- the LOC126880964 gene encoding uncharacterized protein LOC126880964: MQCDSCLKVLSSRSSVTRHKRESCPQRFNNKVKTVKLSGVDTSANINYSATAEATSRPTAEASNTRSVKTRSNIIECQDCYKKICGRGLTGHLRSNSHKSVINYLDSGVEKLSSSFKNRISSYRLTSSKHHTDHLEFFNEIEGNVLSLLHNYLHEFKVIKVNVELYSMYTIPEKDTYDLKSFNTQNQIITISTNLKQAYQDFISEILPKVSEIQEKDSGWSLLQIQSLEVNINKYNPLRSSSYIRLPRQIEVKKAVINIMNKDEACFGWAVNASIFNPTGKSNLTTSYPHYTSLLQFHNIEFPMKLSDIPKFELLNNISINVFGVSECFKNNVTQLEIVGPLYHTKSKKSTHVNLLLIFDDNGNSHYCYIKNLSRLISSQKSHHNGQTFLCNGCLQFFSSLERLHKHEDNDCNFVYTKLPTTDMILNKFGRLQKENILQFSNFHKQMQVPFVIYADFESILQPIQHATPSDNSSFTVKTYQHTPYSFGFYIKCYFDDSLSQLIIYRGDNVAETFIQKLEKEVYTIYHKYLKHIKPMKKLTTAEELQFFESKCCHICDKPFDINEMKVRDHSHLTGLFSGAAHNACNLNYKLPKFIPVFMHNLTNYDAHLFITKLAQNNEKIDVIAQTKEKYISFTKLLLVDRGLEQNTYLKLRFVDSFRFLPHSLDNLSKTLNGDQCLELRKYCRSNEEFGLLRQKGVFPYSYLDNFSKLSEVSLPAQEQFFDVLKGEGISDEKYLRAKQVWEVFDCKNLGEYSDVYLKSDVLLLADVFENFRRNCLFNYKLDPAQYLTAPSLSWDAMLRKTNIQLELLTDIDMLHFFKKGIRGGISQCSTRFATANNQYCENYDCSKPTSYILYLDATNLYGYAMSQYLPHGDFRWLDGVEITNFDCLSIDDESPKGYVLEVDLTYPETLHDHHNDLPFCPENIIPPNGKDPKLVLTLLPKHKYIIHYRNLKQCVEQGLKVAKIYRILEFSQSPWLKPYIELNTNLRNSSDNEFDKSTYKNYTNSIYGKTMENVDKRVDIKLLSHWENLPGSIGAEGFISMPNFHSVSIFSDNLVAIQMNILKIVYDKPVYVGFSILEISKIRMYDFFYNYIKAKYMGDATLLYTDTDSLILHIQTENVYRDIKENLDLFDTSNYPVDNIFNIPKTPSVVGKLKDEFKGQPITNFCGTGAKAYCVTLSNNKHFKKAKGISKNVINKSLTFTDYKQVVDNANAKIYRKMYTFKSHLHEMYTELKNKVALTSHDDKRYVIPGAINTLAWGHYKIDAFIPDQQQNNLDYLIQQAKLLLPEQENNDGREFYVDSFEMDLL, translated from the coding sequence ATGCAGTGCGACTCCTGTTTAAAAGTTTTATCCAGCAGAAGCAGTGTAACTCGACATAAACGGGAAAGTTGTCCACAACGGTTTAATAATAAAGTGAAAACGGTGAAACTTTCAGGTGTTGATACATCAGCTAATATAAACTATTCGGCTACTGCAGAAGCAACTTCCCGTCCTACCGCAGAAGCATCTAATACCCGTTCAGTTAAGACTAGATCCAATATTATAGAATGTCaagattgttataaaaaaatttgtgGAAGAGGGCTAACAGGACATTTACGTAGTAATTCACACAAAAGTGTTATTAATTATCTAGACAGTGGGGTTGAGAAACTATCAAGTTCGTTTAAAAATCGTATTAGTAGTTACCGTCTTACTAGCAGCAAACATCACACCGACCACTTggaattttttaatgaaattgagGGAAATGTTTTGAGTCTTCTACATAACTATTTACACGAATTTAAAGTGATAAAAGTTAATGTCGAACTTTACTCTATGTATACAATACCTGAAAAAGATACTtatgatttaaaatcatttaatacTCAAAATCAAATTATTACTATTTCTACTAATCTGAAACAAGCATATCAAGATTTTATTAGTGAAATATTACCCAAGGTTTCGGAAATACAAGAAAAGGATTCTGGATGGAGTCTTTTACAAATCCAATCATTAGAAGTTAATATCAATAAGTACAACCCTCTACGATCTTCTTCATATATCAGGTTGCCACGACAAATCGAGGTAAAAAAAGCGGTCATTAATATAATGAATAAAGATGAAGCATGTTTTGGTTGGGCGGTAAACGCATCCATTTTTAACCCGACAGGTAAATCCAATCTTACTACTTCTTATCCGCATTATACTAGTCTCTTACAGTTCCATAATATAGAATTCCCTATGAAATTGTCAGATATACCAAAATTTGAATTACTAAATAATATTTCAATTAACGTTTTTGGGGTCagtgaatgttttaaaaataatgttacaCAATTGGAAATCGTTGGACCACTGTATCatacaaaatctaaaaaatctACACAtgttaatttattacttatttttgatGATAACGGGAATAGTCattattgttatattaaaaatttatcaCGGTTAATATCAAGTCAAAAATCACATCATAATGGTCAgacttttttatgtaatggttgTTTACAATTTTTCTCATCCTTGGAACGTCTTCACAAACATGAAGACAATGATTGTAACTTTGTATATACTAAGCTTCCAACTACAGACATGATTCTCAATAAATTTGGGCGTCTACAAAAAGAAAATATCTTACAGTTTTCCAACTTTCATAAACAAATGCAAGTTCCGTTTGTTATATACGCTGATTTTGAAAGTATACTACAACCGATACAACATGCGACACCTTCTGATAATTCCTCATTCACTGTTAAAACCTACCAGCACACACCATATTCATTCGGTTTttatattaaatgttattttgATGATAGCTTATCACAACTTATTATTTACCGTGGTGATAATGTGGCTGAAACATTTATTCAAAAACTAGAAAAAGAAGTTTACACTATTTATCATAAATACCTTAAACATATTAAACCCATGAAAAAACTCACAACGGCAGAggaattacaattttttgaaagCAAGTGTTGTCACATTTGTGATAAACCATTCGATATTAACGAAATGAAGGTTAGAGATCATTCGCATTTAACGGGGTTGTTTTCGGGAGCAGCTCATAACGCTTGTAATTTAAATTACAAATTACCAAAATTTATTCCTGTTTTTATGCATAATTTAACCAATTACGATGCAcatctttttataacaaaattagctcaaaataatgaaaaaattgatgTTATTGCACaaactaaagaaaaatatatatcatttaCCAAATTACTTTTAGTTGATCGCGGTCTAGAgcaaaatacatatttaaaattaaGGTTTGTAGATTCTTTCAGATTTTTACCTCATTCACTAGATAATTTAAGTAAAACTCTCAACGGTGATCAATGTCTAGAGTTACGAAAATATTGTCGGTCAAATGAAGAGTTCGGATTGTTACGGCAGAAAGGTGTTTTCCCTTATTCATACTTGGATAACTTTTCAAAACTTAGTGAGGTATCTTTACCTGCACAAGAACAATTCTTCGATGTTTTAAAAGGTGAAGGTATTTCCGATGAAAAATATTTACGAGCTAAACAAGTTTGGGAAGTTTTTGATTGTAAAAATTTAGGAGAGTACTCTGATGTTTATTTAAAATCGGATGTTTTATTATTAGCTgatgtttttgaaaattttcggcgtaattgtttatttaattataaattagATCCTGCTCAATATTTAACAGCTCCATCACTTAGCTGGGATGCCATGTTGCGTAAAACTAATATTCAGCTTGAATTATTAACAGATATTGATatgcttcatttttttaaaaagggTATACGTGGAGGTATAAGTCAATGTAGCACTAGATTTGCTACTGCAAATAATCAGTATTGTGAAAATTATGATTGTTCTAAACCTACTTCCTATATTCTTTATTTAGACGCAACAAATCTTTATGGTTACGCTATGAGTCAATATCTTCCACATGGCGATTTTCGGTGGTTAGATGGTGTAGAAATCACTAATTTTGATTGTTTATCAATCGATGATGAATCTCCGAAGGGGTATGTTTTAGAAGTTGATTTAACATATCCTGAAACATTGCATGATCATCACAACGACTTACCGTTTTGCCCTGAAAATATAATACCTCCTAATGGTAAAGATCCCAAACTTGTATTAACGTTGTTACCGAAACATAAATATATTATCCATTATAGAAATCTAAAACAATGTGTTGAACAAGGGTTAAAGGTAGCTAAAATTTATCGAATTCTAGAATTTTCTCAATCACCGTGGTTAAAACCTTATATTGAATTGAATACGAATTTACGCAATTCCTCAGATAATGAATTTGATAAAAGCACATATAAGAATTACACCAACTCTATTTATGGGAAAACTATGGAAAACGTTGATAAAAGGGTTGATATTAAACTATTATCCCACTGGGAAAACTTACCCGGTAGTATCGGTGCTGAAGGATTTATTAGTATGCCGAATTTCCACTCAGTTTCAATATTTTCTGACAATTTAGTCGCAATtcaaatgaatattttaaaaattgtttacgACAAACCCGTATATGTCGGTTTTTCGATTTTAGAAATATCCAAAATTCGTATGTATGATTTCTTTTACAACTATATTAAAGCTAAATATATGGGTGATGCAACCCTTTTGTATACCGACACTGAttctttaattttacatattcaaACAGAAAACGTGTACCGCGATATTAAAGAAAATCTTGATTTATTTGATACATCTAATTACCCAGtagataatatttttaatatacccaaaacaCCATCAGTAGTTGGTAAATTAAAGGATGAGTTTAAAGGTCAACCAATTACAAATTTTTGTGGTACTGGTGCCAAAGCTTATTGTGTGACATTGAGtaacaataaacattttaaaaaagcaaaaggGATTTCCAAAAACGTTATAAATAAATCTTTAACATTTACGGATTACAAACAAGTGGTTGATAATGCTAATGCAAAGATTTATCGTAAAATGTATACATTTAAGTCACATTTACATGAAATGTATACCGAGTTAAAAAATAAGGTTGCTTTAACTTCCCACGATGATAAgaggtatgttatacctggggcTATTAATACATTAGCGTGGGGTCATTACAAAATAGATGCCTTTATACCTGACCAACAACAAAACAATCTCGATTATTTAATCCAACAAGCTAAACTACTTCTACCAGAACAAGAAAATAATGATGGGCGCGAATTTTATGTAGATAGTTTTGAAATGGATTTATTATGA
- the LOC126880557 gene encoding uncharacterized protein LOC126880557 isoform X1: MFARLFQSCFPSAGEMDLDNILNFETLKCHTQCVSVGKRVLCEESEVPPSKKRRDVFSVDSSFVPPSVSGVRDSRKRAPSEESVIYVGSETLPLNQPRSEMGRLILKIKKNTAVAAQTFKVAAEVHASPSVQTSKHHSTSFEDISDSEDGTSDHPSLQTCNKPSIEGYASIGDILNISELGSSPEEGLTQTHITQPQAEEEIPMKPMTETQVWEKELISRTEPSLTNVVTRVLQIPNRAEAYHQALCEDFKGGLVSALERHQDRIQERLNENLKESELLKKAIQNIFSYGEKISEAFHEENIRLSQDLINIKASLANAVRSDSRDLFNKNVAGDVLRCGMRDEGA, from the coding sequence ATGTTCGCTCGATTATTCCAGTCTTGTTTTCCATCCGCCGGTGAAATGGatttagataatattttaaatttcgaAACTCTTAAATGTCACACGCAATGTGTAAGTGTCGGAAAGCGTGTTCTGTGTGAAGAGTCGGAGGTGCCGCCGTCGAAAAAAAGACGGGATGTATTTAGTGTTGATTCGTCGTTCGTCCCTCCATCGGTATCGGGAGTGAGGGATAGCAGAAAGAGAGCGCCGTCAGAGGAAAGCGTCATTTATGTGGGGAGCGAAACACTCCCCCTAAATCAGCCACGCAGCGAGATGGGACGCTtaattctaaaaattaaaaaaaatacagcGGTGGCGGCGCAAACTTTCAAAGTAGCGGCGGAGGTGCACGCTTCTCCAAGCGTGCAAACATCAAAACACCACTCTACATCTTTTGAAGATATTTCCGACTCTGAAGACGGGACATCTGATCACCCTTCACTTCAAACCTGCAACAAACCCTCTATCGAGGGTTACGCCTCTATCGGAGATATATTAAATATCTCCGAATTGGGATCATCACCTGAAGAGGGGTTAACACAGACACATATAACTCAACCCCAAGCTGAAGAGGAAATACCCATGAAACCTATGACTGAGACCCAAGTCTGGGAAAAAGAGCTTATATCGAGAACAGAGCCGTCACTCACTAATGTAGTGACGAGAGTTCTCCAAATCCCCAACCGCGCAGAAGCTTACCACCAAGCATTATGTGAGGATTTTAAGGGAGGACTTGTGTCGGCTCTTGAACGTCATCAAGACCGCATTCAGGAAAGGTTAAATGAGAATTTAAAGGAAAGTGAACTCCTTAAAAAAGCCAtccaaaacattttttcatatggTGAAAAAATTTCCGAGGCTTTTCACGAGGAGAATATCCGGCTTTCACAGGATCTCATTAATATAAAAGCTTCCCTGGCCAATGCTGTGAGGTCAGATTCTCGAG
- the LOC126880557 gene encoding uncharacterized protein LOC126880557 isoform X2, with amino-acid sequence MFARLFQSCFPSAGEMDLDNILNFETLKCHTQCVSVGKRVLCEESEVPPSKKRRDVFSVDSSFVPPSVSGVRDSRKRAPSEESVIYVGSETLPLNQPRSEMGRLILKIKKNTAVAAQTFKVAAEVHASPSVQTSKHHSTSFEDISDSEDGTSDHPSLQTCNKPSIEGYASIGDILNISELGSSPEEGLTQTHITQPQAEEEIPMKPMTETQVWEKELISRTEPSLTNVVTRVLQIPNRAEAYHQALCEDFKGGLVSALERHQDRIQERLNENLKESELLKKAIQNIFSYGEKISEAFHEENIRLSQDLINIKASLANAVRSDSRDLFNKNVAGDVLRCGMRDEGA; translated from the exons ATGTTCGCTCGATTATTCCAGTCTTGTTTTCCATCCGCCGGTGAAATGGatttagataatattttaaatttcgaAACTCTTAAATGTCACACGCAATGTGTAAGTGTCGGAAAGCGTGTTCTGTGTGAAGAGTCGGAGGTGCCGCCGTCGAAAAAAAGACGGGATGTATTTAGTGTTGATTCGTCGTTCGTCCCTCCATCGGTATCGGGAGTGAGGGATAGCAGAAAGAGAGCGCCGTCAGAGGAAAGCGTCATTTATGTGGGGAGCGAAACACTCCCCCTAAATCAGCCACGCAGCGAGATGGGACGCTtaattctaaaaattaaaaaaaatacagcGGTGGCGGCGCAAACTTTCAAAGTAGCGGCGGAGGTGCACGCTTCTCCAAGCGTGCAAACATCAAAACACCACTCTACATCTTTTGAAGATATTTCCGACTCTGAAGACGGGACATCTGATCACCCTTCACTTCAAACCTGCAACAAACCCTCTATCGAGGGTTACGCCTCTATCGGAGATATATTAAATATCTCCGAATTGGGATCATCACCTGAAGAGGGGTTAACACAGACACATATAACTCAACCCCAAGCTGAAGAGGAAATACCCATGAAACCTATGACTGAGACCCAAGTCTGGGAAAAAGAGCTTATATCGAGAACAGAGCCGTCACTCACTAATGTAGTGACGAGAGTTCTCCAAATCCCCAACCGCGCAGAAGCTTACCACCAAGCATTATGTGAGGATTTTAAGGGAGGACTTGTGTCGGCTCTTGAACGTCATCAAGACCGCATTCAGGAAAGGTTAAATGAGAATTTAAAGGAAAGTGAACTCCTTAAAAAAGCCAtccaaaacattttttcatatggTGAAAAAATTTCCGAGGCTTTTCACGAGGAGAATATCCGGCTTTCACAGGATCTCATTAATATAAAAGCTTCCCTGGCCAATGCTGTGAGGTCAGATTCTCGAG ACTTATTCAACAAAAATGTCGCTGGTGATGTCCTGAGATGCGGGATGCGGGATGAAGGTGCATAA